The following proteins are encoded in a genomic region of Alteromonadaceae bacterium 2753L.S.0a.02:
- a CDS encoding WD40 repeat protein: MKNMCILFLVLLSVSAVGVKVFGQEESPILDGSYFGQEAPGIIPKVFAPGIVSIDGRDEGSVAFSPDLGEVYFEVNNANSETHIYFSRLKGKKWTPVEKADFTDGKIDEEIHPFVSLDGKRIYFTAISSDLSYNKIWYVNRFNNSWGKAVELESPVNDDQVFYPNQSANGDLYYFNLSKSRTYYSSNNQNIFSQVEPVDIEFGVHAFISASKDYLVLNARNKEDEGRNDNDIYVSFFRKDGTWTTPINLGGDVNSSSNDKTPSISPDGKYLFFARDEKDGKANIYWVSTQVIENLRPQL, translated from the coding sequence ATGAAGAATATGTGCATACTATTTTTAGTACTTCTCTCAGTTTCAGCCGTAGGTGTCAAAGTATTTGGTCAAGAGGAATCCCCAATCCTTGATGGTTCTTATTTTGGGCAAGAAGCGCCTGGCATAATCCCGAAGGTGTTTGCCCCGGGAATAGTTTCAATTGACGGCAGGGATGAAGGTTCCGTTGCATTTTCACCTGATTTGGGTGAGGTATATTTTGAAGTCAATAATGCTAATTCGGAAACACATATCTATTTTTCCAGGCTTAAAGGCAAAAAATGGACTCCTGTTGAAAAAGCCGATTTTACCGATGGAAAAATAGATGAGGAAATTCATCCATTTGTTAGCCTTGATGGAAAAAGAATTTACTTCACGGCGATTAGCTCAGATCTTTCATACAACAAAATCTGGTACGTAAATCGCTTTAATAACTCTTGGGGCAAGGCAGTAGAATTAGAGTCGCCTGTTAATGACGATCAGGTGTTTTATCCCAATCAATCTGCCAATGGTGATTTGTACTACTTTAATTTGTCAAAAAGTAGGACTTACTACTCTTCAAATAATCAGAACATTTTTTCGCAAGTAGAGCCGGTTGATATTGAATTTGGTGTCCACGCATTTATTTCAGCATCTAAAGATTATCTGGTTTTAAATGCTCGAAACAAAGAAGATGAAGGCCGGAACGACAATGATATTTATGTTTCTTTCTTTCGAAAAGATGGGACCTGGACAACTCCAATTAACCTTGGGGGCGACGTAAATTCTAGTTCCAACGATAAAACCCCGAGCATCTCTCCAGATGGAAAATATCTATTTTTTGCTAGAGATGAAAAGGATGGAAAGGCAAATATTTATTGGGTAAGCACACAAGTTATTGAAAATCTCAGGCCACAACTATAA
- a CDS encoding tRNA(fMet)-specific endonuclease VapC has translation MYMLDTDTCVFVLKNRTEKLKNKFKAIKNLSISTITYGELCYGIENGDSKRREERYNQLDTFTQCLLLDPWDEEAARHYGLIRAMLKRQGNIIGNNDLLIAAHARSINAVLVTNNTKEFSRIPDLTLEDWI, from the coding sequence ATGTACATGCTCGATACCGACACCTGTGTATTTGTTTTAAAAAACCGTACCGAGAAACTCAAGAATAAATTTAAAGCCATTAAGAATCTCTCGATTTCCACAATTACGTACGGCGAGCTTTGTTATGGTATTGAAAACGGTGATTCAAAACGCCGAGAAGAAAGATATAACCAACTAGATACTTTTACACAATGCTTGCTTCTTGATCCTTGGGATGAAGAAGCCGCTCGGCACTACGGACTAATAAGAGCAATGCTTAAACGTCAAGGAAACATTATTGGCAATAATGACCTACTAATAGCTGCCCATGCCCGAAGCATTAATGCTGTGCTTGTTACGAACAACACCAAGGAATTCTCGCGTATTCCAGACCTTACACTTGAAGACTGGATTTGA
- a CDS encoding antitoxin VapB, which translates to MLNQIAKIFMNGRSQAVRLPKEFRFDCDEVYITKQGDKVVISPTKPTWDEFFSEPSAFDESFLAEREQNAPQERDFY; encoded by the coding sequence ATGCTAAACCAAATTGCCAAAATATTCATGAATGGCCGAAGCCAAGCCGTTCGTTTACCCAAAGAATTCAGGTTTGATTGTGATGAGGTATACATAACTAAGCAAGGAGACAAAGTTGTCATTTCTCCAACGAAACCAACCTGGGATGAGTTTTTTTCAGAGCCTTCAGCCTTTGACGAAAGCTTTTTAGCTGAACGTGAACAAAATGCGCCACAGGAACGGGATTTCTATTAA